The Polyodon spathula isolate WHYD16114869_AA chromosome 13, ASM1765450v1, whole genome shotgun sequence genome includes a region encoding these proteins:
- the LOC121325562 gene encoding PDZ domain-containing protein 7-like isoform X1 translates to MAQSFDSPRREMTNGSHPSGQAGGANTATRHLLRKQYRLQNGQPRGIRSSSPMGRVILINCSEDGNDESDAIHTLTVDKSADGKLGFSVRGGSEHGLGIFVSKVEDASAAEQAGLCVGDKLMEVNGVNLESITMSSAVRVLTGNNRLRMVARRVGKVPGIKFSKEKTTWVDLINGRMIVEENRSTVSESSSEAGVKRIVHIYTTSDDCCLGFNIRGGKEFGLGIYVSKLDPGGLAERNGIKTGDQILTANGYSFEDISHSQAVEVLKSHTHIMLTIKEVGRYPAYKEMVAEYSWLNKLGNGHLQQSSQTSDTNSSLSSYSSGTPLSSSSGISQMLPHYASEMVDVCISTEDSRRPSYSERTETAMQTDLQIPPTNTLDQDSLQRSGKNIATETSRTLGATVLLKDTAIRNESFKEAARARHRTFSTGDSDDEQLDSPKTAVLMALSKPRKTIRRSQSHITVLEDKQKKKQQQKGKASGEGTALQRSKTFVSLLFRSGRTGKQQKSQSSREKRQNGSPERRSRSKSPSRSEADRERGGAFSLSGMQKELVSVHQEESRVTSAEHGLSLVEDMARKLLNEDEVSAVTRHCRRYVSERVVEDLVKPLLVILDRPEKLLLLREIRTIILPTDLGRFDSMVVPFELEAYDILKSRAGRKVRSPALRTPQNGLAPKRHLITPIPDYRGGFHLKPVQDFENDRLLMGEMEKLNLSGLQNIKQLPSKAFTPLEDVPVDSYTTESISSNQTAAASPMRSNWLLTESIQSTGQATTHKTDIGTVLSIHCDEGALHSAAERGRSVSKKTGQTKTKKEKSKDSLYTVMSNPKRSRPSLSQVFGSAGSPRGEELVNGHPASAVTGLNGATSIPVQEYEQTSVTISKTKQSLGISISGGIESKLQPVVKIEKIFPGGAASSCEVLKAGYELLSVDGKSLQNVTHQQAVDIIRRAFSNKTRDPMVFVVKVPKKTT, encoded by the exons ATGGCTCAATCGTTTGACTCGCCTCGCAGGGAGATGACTAATGGATCCCACCCCAGCGGCCAGGCTGGAGGTGCCAACACAGCCACGCGGCATCTGCTGAGAAAACAGTACCGGCTGCAGAACGGACAGCCCAGGGGAATTCGATCCTCCTCTCCGATGGGCAGGGTGATCCTGATAAACTGCTCTGAAGACG GAAATGATGAAAGTGATGCGATTCATACCCTCACGGTGGACAAAAGTGCAGATGGAAAGCTGGGTTTCAGTGTTCGAGGGGGGTCGGAGCACGGGCTCGGCATTTTTGTCAGTAAAGTTGAAGATGCGAGCGCTGCAG AGCAGGCCGGCCTGTGTGTGGGTGACAAACTCATGGAGGTGAACGGGGTCAATCTGGAGAGCATCACCATGAGCAGCGCTGTCAGGGTCCTCACAGGGAACAATCGCCTGCGCATGGTGGCCAGACGGGTGGGAAAAGTTCCCGGGATCAAGTTCTCCAAGGAAAAGACCACATG GGTGGACCTGATTAACGGAAGGATGATTGTGGAAGAAAACAGGAGCACTGTTTCAGAGAGCAGCTCTGAAGCCGGGGTGAAGAGGATCGTTCACATCTACACCACGTCCGATGATTGCTGTTTAGGATTTAACATCAGAGGCGGAAAGGAATTTGGACTTGGAATATACGTCTCCAA GCTGGATCCCGGAGGTCTGGCTGAGCGAAATGGGATTAAAACCGGGGACCAGATCTTGACAGCCAATGGGTACAGTTTTGAGGACATCAGCCATAGTCAGGCAGTGGAGGTGCTAAAAAGCCACACACACATCATGCTGACGATAAAG GAGGTGGGAAGGTATCCTGCATACAAGGAGATGGTAGCCGAGTACAGCTGGCTTAACAAAC TCGGCAACGGTCACCTACAGCAGTCCTCTCAAACCTCGGACACaaactcctccctctcctcctacTCCTCGGGGACACCCCTCAGCTCAAGCAGTGGTATTTCCCAGATGCTCCCCCACTACGCCTCTGAGATGGTTGACGTCTGCATCTCCACTGAAGACTCACGGCGGCCCAGCTACTCCGAGCGGACGGAGACGGCCATGCAGACCGACCTCCAGATCCCCCCCACCAACACCCTTGACCAGGACAGCCTGCAGCGGTCAGGGAAAAACATCGCCACGGAGACCAGTCGGACTTTGGGGGCCACTGTCCTACTGAAGGACACGGCCATTCGGAACGAGAGCTTTAAAGAGGCGGCCCGGGCCAGGCACAGGACTTTCTCAACGGGAGACTCAGACGATGAGCAGCTGGACTCTCCGAAAACCGCTGTGCTCATGGCACTCAGCAAGCCCAGGAAAACCATCAGAAGGTCTCAGAGTCACATCACTGTGCTAG AGGACAAgcagaagaagaagcagcagcagaaaggGAAGGCTTCCGGGGAGGGAACAGCTCTGCAGCGCTCCAAGACCTTTGTCAGCCTGCTGTTTAGAAGCGGCCGGACTGGGAAGCAGCAGAAGAGCCAGAGCTCCAGAGAGAAGAGGCAGAACGGCtctccagagaggaggagccgctcCAAGTCTCCCTCCCGATCCGAGGCAGACAGAG AGAGGGGTGGTGCGTTCTCGCTGTCCGGCATGCAGAAGGAGCTGGTCTCGGTGCATCAGGAGGAGAGTCGGGTTACCTCTGCTGAGCATGGGCTATCTCTGGTGGAGGACATGGCCAGAAAGCTGCTGAATGAAGATGAGGTCTCAGCTGTCACAAGACACTGCAGGAGA TATGTttcagagagagtggtggaggaTCTGGTGAAGCCACTGCTTGTTATACTGGATCGCCCCGAGAAGCTGCTGCTGCTACGAGAGATAAG AACAATCATCCTGCCTACGGACCTGGGCAGGTTTGACAGCATGGTCGTTCCTTTTGAGCTTGAAGCCTACGACATTCTAAAGAGCAGAGCAGGTAGGAAAG TAAGGTCTCCAGCCCTCAGGACCCCCCAGAATGGACTGGCACCTAAAAGACATCTCATAACTCCAATCCCAG ACTACAGAGGAGGATTCCACCTAAAGCCAGTTCAGGACTTTGAAAATGACAGGCTGCTGATGGGGGAAATGGAGAAGCTTAACCTGTCTGGACTGCAGAATATCAAACAGCTCCCATCTAAAGCCTTCACTCCCCTTGAAGATGTGCCAGTCGACTCCTACACCACAGAAAGTATTTCCAGCAACCAAACTGCAGCAGCCAGCCCCATGCGCTCCAACTGGCTGCTAACAGAGTCAATCCAGAGCACAGGACAGGCCACCACTCACAAAACAGACATTGGTACAGTCCTCTCCATTCACTGCGATGAGGGTGCATTACACTCCGCTGCAGAAAGGGGGAGGTCCGTGTCCAAAAAAACGGgccagacaaaaacaaaaaaggaaaaaagtaaaGACTCCTTGTATACCGTGATGAGCAATCCTAAGAGGTCCAGGCCTTCGCTGTCTCAGGTGTTTGGGAGTGCAGGGTCCCCGCGTGGAGAGGAGCTTGTGAACGGACACCCAGCCTCCGCAGTGACCGGCCTCAACGGTGCCACCAGCATCCCAGTGCAGGAGTACGAGCAGACCAGTGTAACCATCTCCAAAACCAAACAGTCCCTAG
- the LOC121325562 gene encoding PDZ domain-containing protein 7-like isoform X2, whose translation MAQSFDSPRREMTNGSHPSGQAGGANTATRHLLRKQYRLQNGQPRGIRSSSPMGRVILINCSEDGNDESDAIHTLTVDKSADGKLGFSVRGGSEHGLGIFVSKVEDASAAEQAGLCVGDKLMEVNGVNLESITMSSAVRVLTGNNRLRMVARRVGKVPGIKFSKEKTTWVDLINGRMIVEENRSTVSESSSEAGVKRIVHIYTTSDDCCLGFNIRGGKEFGLGIYVSKLDPGGLAERNGIKTGDQILTANGYSFEDISHSQAVEVLKSHTHIMLTIKEVGRYPAYKEMVAEYSWLNKLGNGHLQQSSQTSDTNSSLSSYSSGTPLSSSSGISQMLPHYASEMVDVCISTEDSRRPSYSERTETAMQTDLQIPPTNTLDQDSLQRSGKNIATETSRTLGATVLLKDTAIRNESFKEAARARHRTFSTGDSDDEQLDSPKTAVLMALSKPRKTIRRSQSHITVLEDKQKKKQQQKGKASGEGTALQRSKTFVSLLFRSGRTGKQQKSQSSREKRQNGSPERRSRSKSPSRSEADRERGGAFSLSGMQKELVSVHQEESRVTSAEHGLSLVEDMARKLLNEDEVSAVTRHCRRYVSERVVEDLVKPLLVILDRPEKLLLLREIRTIILPTDLGRFDSMVVPFELEAYDILKSRAVRSPALRTPQNGLAPKRHLITPIPDYRGGFHLKPVQDFENDRLLMGEMEKLNLSGLQNIKQLPSKAFTPLEDVPVDSYTTESISSNQTAAASPMRSNWLLTESIQSTGQATTHKTDIGTVLSIHCDEGALHSAAERGRSVSKKTGQTKTKKEKSKDSLYTVMSNPKRSRPSLSQVFGSAGSPRGEELVNGHPASAVTGLNGATSIPVQEYEQTSVTISKTKQSLGISISGGIESKLQPVVKIEKIFPGGAASSCEVLKAGYELLSVDGKSLQNVTHQQAVDIIRRAFSNKTRDPMVFVVKVPKKTT comes from the exons ATGGCTCAATCGTTTGACTCGCCTCGCAGGGAGATGACTAATGGATCCCACCCCAGCGGCCAGGCTGGAGGTGCCAACACAGCCACGCGGCATCTGCTGAGAAAACAGTACCGGCTGCAGAACGGACAGCCCAGGGGAATTCGATCCTCCTCTCCGATGGGCAGGGTGATCCTGATAAACTGCTCTGAAGACG GAAATGATGAAAGTGATGCGATTCATACCCTCACGGTGGACAAAAGTGCAGATGGAAAGCTGGGTTTCAGTGTTCGAGGGGGGTCGGAGCACGGGCTCGGCATTTTTGTCAGTAAAGTTGAAGATGCGAGCGCTGCAG AGCAGGCCGGCCTGTGTGTGGGTGACAAACTCATGGAGGTGAACGGGGTCAATCTGGAGAGCATCACCATGAGCAGCGCTGTCAGGGTCCTCACAGGGAACAATCGCCTGCGCATGGTGGCCAGACGGGTGGGAAAAGTTCCCGGGATCAAGTTCTCCAAGGAAAAGACCACATG GGTGGACCTGATTAACGGAAGGATGATTGTGGAAGAAAACAGGAGCACTGTTTCAGAGAGCAGCTCTGAAGCCGGGGTGAAGAGGATCGTTCACATCTACACCACGTCCGATGATTGCTGTTTAGGATTTAACATCAGAGGCGGAAAGGAATTTGGACTTGGAATATACGTCTCCAA GCTGGATCCCGGAGGTCTGGCTGAGCGAAATGGGATTAAAACCGGGGACCAGATCTTGACAGCCAATGGGTACAGTTTTGAGGACATCAGCCATAGTCAGGCAGTGGAGGTGCTAAAAAGCCACACACACATCATGCTGACGATAAAG GAGGTGGGAAGGTATCCTGCATACAAGGAGATGGTAGCCGAGTACAGCTGGCTTAACAAAC TCGGCAACGGTCACCTACAGCAGTCCTCTCAAACCTCGGACACaaactcctccctctcctcctacTCCTCGGGGACACCCCTCAGCTCAAGCAGTGGTATTTCCCAGATGCTCCCCCACTACGCCTCTGAGATGGTTGACGTCTGCATCTCCACTGAAGACTCACGGCGGCCCAGCTACTCCGAGCGGACGGAGACGGCCATGCAGACCGACCTCCAGATCCCCCCCACCAACACCCTTGACCAGGACAGCCTGCAGCGGTCAGGGAAAAACATCGCCACGGAGACCAGTCGGACTTTGGGGGCCACTGTCCTACTGAAGGACACGGCCATTCGGAACGAGAGCTTTAAAGAGGCGGCCCGGGCCAGGCACAGGACTTTCTCAACGGGAGACTCAGACGATGAGCAGCTGGACTCTCCGAAAACCGCTGTGCTCATGGCACTCAGCAAGCCCAGGAAAACCATCAGAAGGTCTCAGAGTCACATCACTGTGCTAG AGGACAAgcagaagaagaagcagcagcagaaaggGAAGGCTTCCGGGGAGGGAACAGCTCTGCAGCGCTCCAAGACCTTTGTCAGCCTGCTGTTTAGAAGCGGCCGGACTGGGAAGCAGCAGAAGAGCCAGAGCTCCAGAGAGAAGAGGCAGAACGGCtctccagagaggaggagccgctcCAAGTCTCCCTCCCGATCCGAGGCAGACAGAG AGAGGGGTGGTGCGTTCTCGCTGTCCGGCATGCAGAAGGAGCTGGTCTCGGTGCATCAGGAGGAGAGTCGGGTTACCTCTGCTGAGCATGGGCTATCTCTGGTGGAGGACATGGCCAGAAAGCTGCTGAATGAAGATGAGGTCTCAGCTGTCACAAGACACTGCAGGAGA TATGTttcagagagagtggtggaggaTCTGGTGAAGCCACTGCTTGTTATACTGGATCGCCCCGAGAAGCTGCTGCTGCTACGAGAGATAAG AACAATCATCCTGCCTACGGACCTGGGCAGGTTTGACAGCATGGTCGTTCCTTTTGAGCTTGAAGCCTACGACATTCTAAAGAGCAGAGCAG TAAGGTCTCCAGCCCTCAGGACCCCCCAGAATGGACTGGCACCTAAAAGACATCTCATAACTCCAATCCCAG ACTACAGAGGAGGATTCCACCTAAAGCCAGTTCAGGACTTTGAAAATGACAGGCTGCTGATGGGGGAAATGGAGAAGCTTAACCTGTCTGGACTGCAGAATATCAAACAGCTCCCATCTAAAGCCTTCACTCCCCTTGAAGATGTGCCAGTCGACTCCTACACCACAGAAAGTATTTCCAGCAACCAAACTGCAGCAGCCAGCCCCATGCGCTCCAACTGGCTGCTAACAGAGTCAATCCAGAGCACAGGACAGGCCACCACTCACAAAACAGACATTGGTACAGTCCTCTCCATTCACTGCGATGAGGGTGCATTACACTCCGCTGCAGAAAGGGGGAGGTCCGTGTCCAAAAAAACGGgccagacaaaaacaaaaaaggaaaaaagtaaaGACTCCTTGTATACCGTGATGAGCAATCCTAAGAGGTCCAGGCCTTCGCTGTCTCAGGTGTTTGGGAGTGCAGGGTCCCCGCGTGGAGAGGAGCTTGTGAACGGACACCCAGCCTCCGCAGTGACCGGCCTCAACGGTGCCACCAGCATCCCAGTGCAGGAGTACGAGCAGACCAGTGTAACCATCTCCAAAACCAAACAGTCCCTAG